In the genome of Brachypodium distachyon strain Bd21 chromosome 3, Brachypodium_distachyon_v3.0, whole genome shotgun sequence, the window CTCCAGCTGGGCCTGTACAAAACAAAGGGCTGCCGTGTTAGACCAAAGCCCATACCCCTATCCAGCAAAATAAGCTACCCCACTTGCATCAAATTTCAGATACCTTAGCAAGAGCTTGTCTGGTCTCATCGTACCGCCTCCACCGAGAGAACGCTGACACCATGCGAGATGCCACCTGATTTTATAATCCAACAAATATAATCACGAATTCACAATAACCAGAATCAAACACTAAATGGAAGTAAGCCATTTACACAAAGTTAGCACTTGAAGCAGAACAAACCTGAGGATTTATCTTGTCGAGCTGTAAGACAACTTCACCCAGGAACTTGTAACCTGAACCATCCTTGGCATGGAAACTCACAGGTGACCCACAAAATCCTCCAATTAAAGAGTATACCTGAATCCAGGACAAATCTTCAATATGAACCTTAGATTATATACCAAATTTAAAGACCAGAGAGGTACACAACTAACTGTACCTTGTTGGGATTCCTCATGTCAAAAGCAGGATGGGACAACAACTTTCGAACATTAGCTACATTTCCAGGGATGTCCAAGGTAGCTTGAAGAGCAAACCACTTGCTCACAACCTATTGGAACACAAACAAGTATATAAGCTCCCATGTAACAAAAATTAATCTCTACTTTTAGGCATTGTATTACAATTATTTTGCAAGAATCAAACAGTTGTACAAGCAGCAACTATCTTACCAAATAATCATGCTTCCACTTGTTATAGAAGTCCAAAAGGGCATCATCACGAACTTGACCTGGATTTTGAGACAATGCTGCCAAGGCAGCAAACTGGTCGGTCATGTTGGTAGCAGAGTTGTACTCCTTCAATGCAAGTTCAGTGACGTCTGGCTCGTTCATGGATGTAAGATAAGCTGCAAAATCACCAGAAAATATATCAAGATACATTGCGTGGAACATAATTACCATATTGAAGCACAATTTTCAAGGACAAAAACATACCGAGACATGTATTTTTCAATGCACGGCGAGCCACATTATCATGGTTAAATGCATAAGCTTCAGAACTTCTGTTACTTGTAGCCTAAGATAAACAGATATAAGTAAAAAATTAAGGTGATACAGCTGAAACAAGATCAAAGCCAGTCCAACACCACTTCAACCAGTGTTAGTTCCAAACGCCCAAATAATCACCCCCAGTCATGGTGATAACAAGGGAAATTACATAATGCacaatttcagaaaaaaaaatagtggtTGGCTGGTGTCACTTACAGCTGCAAGAAGATCATCTTTGAGTTGAGAGGCGAGTTCCTTCTTAATAAAGGTGCGGACAGCATGAACAGCATCGGGGTCTGCAACTGCCATCATGTCCATAATCTCCCCTTGACCAGGCAGAGTTATTGCTTTTGCAATGAATTCCTGTACAAGCTCAGGTTAGCCATTTATAATTGAATTTTGCGGTCACCCATTCCAACTGAATGAGAAAAAATAATTACTTTATCCAAGCTTGTGCTGCGCAGGATTGCTCTAAGTCCATCAACAAATTTTGGATTCAGAGCCAGTGTTTTCTGTTGCTGGAAGTCAGCCACAAGACTGAGCATCAATTTACGTGCCAACACTTGACCAGCTTCCCAtctaaggaaaaaaaaaagttatattCAACTCTGTTAAAAAGGCAGATATTTTCAATGGGGAAAGGAGCAGAAACCTGTTAAATTCATCTGAATCGTTGGCAAGTAAGAAATATAAATCACTCTCAGTCAGATCAGAATCAAGACGGATGGGAGCACTGTATCCTCTCAACAAGGAAGGAACTGGTCTCTCAGGTACATTGTTGAATATgaactcttcctccttctgAAAGATAAAAACACGTCTCATTCAGTGACcttaaaaatcagacaacAAAGCGAAGAAACAATTGAATATCTACTGCAAATAGAAAAATTAGAGGCTGATAGAACGACCAAAGGTTACTTGATTAGGGTTAAAATCTGAAATCCTATGAAACTTTAGGTCTCCAAAACATGCCTTTGAGTTGAATTGTACAGCATGCTAGGATCATAAGCCATATATGGTAATTCAATGGACTAACCAACTTATACCCCTGCTATTAGCATTTTTGCAGGAAGAAGATAATAATTCTCGTACCTTATTAAATTGAAGAACTGTAGTGAAGATTGGCTGACCATCATTAGAGACTGTTCGGAGTATTCCGTCACTGTAAATGGAAGTCAGGGGCATATCTTTTCCAGTAGAATCAACAAGTCCAACAGCAACAGGTATGAACATTGGCTCCTTCATCGGTTGGCCAGGAGTAGGTGGCACCTCTTGgctttaaacaaaaaaaaagatggatgGATTTAGAAAGCCTTTCACAAATTAGCTACAAAAGGCTGAATATCAGGATGCACAAAATCCATGTTCTGCTAGAATCAACAAAGGAAAATGAAAATCAagcaaaatttaaaaataatcTCAACTTAGATTGATTATCACGTTTTGTAAAATTAATTCAAAACTGGAGAATGCAAAAGCTTACCTaaatttcaaagaaaatgTCTGGGAACTTGCATCATATGCCGAAGTTACCTTAACAGTAGGTGTACCTGCTTGAGAGTACCTATTGGACGGTTCTTTGAAAATCAGATCGTGCTTCAAACAGGTAAAATGATTGAATAATGGACATCTATTACCATTGTAAAAAGTTTGGCAGTTGCGCATTATTTGCATCACACATGGCTGAGTAGAAGTCTTCACAGGTCACAGCTTGCCCATCATGCCTTTGGAAGTACAGATCCATGCCCTACAATAGAAGACAACATGGTCAATAAACGAAATGAACATATAACACACATTCGATTGCTGAAGAGAATGTACATAACCCATCGCACGCATAATATGTAGTAGATTCACAGAAAGGCAATGTcctggatttatttttttggctgAAAATGTCCTGGATTATTAAGTTCCCCTTTTTTTGGCATAattccaaaaaagaaagaaataattgAGTACCCCATTGCTTTTTTATGTTTAAGAAACAGTACTATTCTGTGAAGGAAATAAATTGAATCCCATATTTGACCTTACCTTCCGAAAACCTGAAGCTCCAAACAGTGTCTTGTACATTCTGACAACTTCAGCACCCTGCAACAAGTGCATATCCATAGGTTAGATCCTACAGTTAATCTCTTTAAGGCACAGAAAATGACAAATTAAATATACACACCTTCTCATAAACCTGTGATGAAATCCCATAACCATCGGATGAAGAGGTAAAAGGCCGCAAAAGAGAATGTTAGAACGTTCCTGTTACAAAGTTTAGCTAATAGAAACAAAAGGGGAAGCATACACACCGTGACTGCAAGGTCGCCACATATAGGGTTACCAAAGAAGATTCATCGGAACAGGTTTCAGGGGTTCGTCAGGGGATTGTTAGTAAATATGTTAACAGTGCCATACATCTCTTTACGTGGATAATACTTCATAGACAAAGTAACTCACCGGTATAGAAGTTGTCCATCTGGCAGTCAAATTAAATAAATAGATTAGTATTACACACCAGATATCTATGGTAGTTGCACATTAAATGTAACTAAAATCAAACAACTGAGACTTAAATGATCACCTTGATGTACGAATGAGGGCGAATAGGATGTGCCATAGGGCCGGCATCCTGGATATCAAGGGAAAAGTAATGATTAAAAAACATGTGGCTCAGTCGCTGCCAGTTGAGCTGCCAGTTCATTGGAGCATCTCATGAAACTAATTAGAAATGCAGTAACACAGGATACAAATGTAAGGAACCTGAGGAAATTGATAGGATCTAAGTTTAGAGACATCAGCTATGCGTTTTACTGTGCGACAACCAAGATCAGATGAGAATTCCTGCACAGCCAACTTTATTAGtcagaaaaaaatcatattccctccgtccaacaaaagatgtctcaagtttgtcaaattttggatgtatctagacatgacttagtgtatagatgcattcaaatacagtcaaagttgagacatcctttgttggatggaggaagtaacAAAAGTTACAGCACATAACACATCTCTACTGCATTAGTACCTGATCCCTGAAGACAGTTAGTCCTTCTTTCAAGGTTAGTTGGAACCAATCGCGGCAAGTAACTCTGCAATTAGATAGGCGCAAAGAGGTTATTTCCATAGACTAATCATGCATCTGAACTCATCAGGCAAAACATTAGTTGCATGAACATGCTTAAAGTTGTATGATTCAAAACATTTTGAAGCACACGGAGCCAAGTAAGATAAAGAGCTGAAAATGCTAGTAAAGATGCAATCAGCACCAGAGCAACCAGATAAGATCATCTTTTGAGGAGACATCAATAAATAAAAGATGCATCCAGTATGGTGTTGTTGTTAAGATAATTACCTATTCCCAGTCCAGTTGTGGAAATACTGCAGGAATAATAAGTAGTCAAGGTCAGAAGTTACAACTAATTTACAAAGTTAAAATTATGTGATCAAAACAAATATAATGGAAATGAAAAACTGACAACTTCTTTGGGATATACCTCATGCCCAATGACGCCCAAAATTGCAGCATAATCACCATCAGTGGCAGTTTCTGGTGATGCTAGCACAAGTCTAGATTGGAATACCTGTTCATTGATAGAACATACTATAAGCAAATTTTTATTGGTGTacaaatatttccaaagcAGAGGCAAATTCTTACGTTCAAACTCTTGTTCTCCATTGCTCCCCTGCAAATAATAAAGAGTTATTCCATCAGTACAAGGCAATGCCACTAAAACAGCTGCAATACTACCAAATTTATTTTGGCAGAAAACAGATGCAAAAGGGAAACAAACTTACATATTGAAATCAGGAGTAACGACAATGTTGAACAAATCAAGATCATATTCAAGACCAAAAACCTGGCACGATCCAAAGGAGGAATTGGATTAATTATCTGATTAATAATGAAGTCAATGATTTGATAGAGTTGCAGAAAAATCACAAGACAAATGAGTCTGGACCAACCTCCTCATCCCATTTCATAGCTTCTTTAAGAGAGTACATAGCATGTGATGTTTTTGGTAAATCTTCAGCAGGAGTCCAAATTCGAAGTGTTACTTTACGGCCAGAACACGTAACAAATGAGCCCTCCCGGCACTCATACTGACCAGCAACTAAAGCAAACAGGTAGCATGGTTTCTTGAACGGATCCTCCCACAATGCATAATGCTTTCCACCCTATagataagaagaagaaaaaggcatATGGTTAAACATATCATTCAGTGGTATGACATTAGCTCTGATGATTGTATAGGAAAGTAGTGTACCTCAAGATCACCCTGCTTGATAAGATTTCCATTAGACAGCAATACTGGATACAGAGTTTTATCACCTTCAATACGGCAAGTATACTTCGCCATCACGTCTGGGCGATCCTGCGATAGCATTTAGCATTTGCAAATATAAGTCAAACAAATGACAAGAATGGTAAACCGTAATATTCGGTGGAAAGAAAACCTAGGTGGATTTGTGTGATGCACATTCATACTTAAGTTCAATATATCATGTCCCGCAACAGAGAGAATCATCATGGAAATCTACAGGTCATCATTTCCAAGAAGGCAAAGTACCTGAAAGTAGGTAATTTTCCGGAACCCTTCTGCTTCGCATTGGGTGCAAAAATTACCAGTCGTCCTGTACAGACCCTGTAAGCTTACAACAAATCAGAACAGAACACCAAAGATTTTAATCTGAAGATCTAGTACAGTCTGTGCCCCTCTTTAGTGTGTACCTCCAAAGACGTATTGAGCTGAGGATAGATCTCAGTAACAATTTCCAAGTTGAATACACCAGCAGGTGGTGTCAAAATTGTCAGATGGCGTGGATCAACTGTATACTTGTCACTCTAGTGTTCAGCAGACATATGAAAGTCAGAAAATTACTTTCATAAAATCCTATATAtttttccagaaaaaaaatgcttatgAGCTGCAGCTGGCTTGCAATAACTAAGCGTGTAGAGAATGGCAGGAACCACACTATAATTATTCAGTGTAGACTCACCATTAAAAGTTAAAACTGTACTTATAAGATAATAAGAGCAAGGCTGATGAAAAACATGGTCGGAAGCATGCAGTATGAATCCCACATGGGGCCTCTTATTCTCTTGACAGCTCATCGAATATACCATATAGCAACTAACTTATAGGCTTCTTTCCCTGTCTGTCATGTACACACACACCTGTATTTTGTCCAACTATTTATGTTTCAATAAGAACTTTAAGAGCATTGCATGTAAACAGATTCTGAGCTtttaactgaaaaaaaaaagtttcttcCTTGTCTCTAGAATAGTCTTACAATATCCCAACCCATTTCTCAAAATACTAACATATGTGTATCACGTGAGTGCATGCCCACATCAAGTAGATGCTACatgataaaagaaaaaagatcacATGGAATATCACCTTAAGCTCTGTGCCATTGACTTTGATTGATAGCAGCTTTAAATCACGTCCATGAAGAACTAGCGGAGATGAGGTGcctgctaaaaaaaatattacgaGAGCTTGTGAGGAAGTCCAGCACCCCATTTTGAACATTCCAAACTGAGAAAAACAATTAATGAAGAAAGAAACATCCAAGGAAGACTCGAAAGCATATAATGATCAAATGGTACTTTTTAAAAGGTAGAACAGTGCTCTGATTTTCTAAGTCAAAGTGCCAATGCAAAGATGAATTCACCTTCATTGCCTGGAGATACAGCTATTTTAGATGTCACTATGGTCTCATCACTGCCAAGTTGAAATTCCAAATCCACCTGCAGTATAATTTTTTACAGTAATAATTTAGAAATATTATACAGATAACAAATAGAAAGACTCATAGCCAATTTACAGGGAAGTATAACTCAGACTTGTAAGTTTGTTGATCATACAGACAGCACACGAGCACTGCTATTGCTATTGTGCATTATGAACCAAGATATCAGGTTCTGAAAGCTGTGTAGGATTTACAATTGAAAAACAAAGCTGTGTAGTTACCGTGTCAAACAAATAATCAGGTTTCTTGTAGTCTTTCAAGAATATCTCCTTAGGAAAATCCATCTCTGGTTCTTCAGTTGCAGCAGGAGGTGGTTCTGttgcaaccaaacaagctgTCCGCTTGCTGACAAACTTTGAGCTCTGAAATATGGAGGAAAATAATGAGGGCACAACCTGAAATAGCCAACTAAATACATTGCATCTGACCAGTGAAACAAATCAAGAAATACGCTTTATTAACGTGCTTCCCGGTTAATTCGTGATTTCTTTTTTAGTTACACAATGCAATAAGTTATTACCAATCCAATTCAATCAATTTTAAGGAAACAAATAAGTAGCGTTTACTAAAGAATAGTAACATATGAAAGGCGATACTAACATGTAACGACAAGGAAGACCTGGACCTTGTTCCTGTCCAATGTGAACCCTACAACAACACAAACCGAATTCTATAAGCGAAGCAAGTAACACCATGCAACAGAGATGAAATTAAAAGGGGGTAACGCTGCGCAATAAATACGTCATCATCACAAAGCGACAAGATTACAAGAGGGGCCCCACCTCCTTGGTTAGATTAGCAAGACAGCTAGAGTAGTTTTTCTGAACGGAACCCCTCTTTGGTGAGGAGAGCGGCAATCTCTGAGACTGGCAGAAGATAAGAAAAAAGGCGGGAAATAGTCAAGAGAAGCCCAGTAAATCACTCACTGGCAGTATAGTAGAAAATGGCTCCGCGACATACAAATATGAGCCACTGCCAATCTATTACAAGTGAATGTCAAATGCATCTCCTGTAGAATAGTACTAGAAATAGCATACATGGATGAAGAATCCCAACCAGTCAGCAAAACGAGTAATCTAACTTGAAAGCTACACTGTCGACAGCAATTCCAGCATGGAACATTAGGAAAACTTTCATCTGACCAATAAAATCTAATCTAGCTACTACAAGTCTAGAATTTATTTACAGAAACTAGGGAGTAGTTCAGTTGAGGGAGAGTGGAATCACATGGAAGGGAGAGAACACGCCGAGAAACCCAGCCTTAACCAAACCGCAACCTTGGCACGCCGCGGCGGGGTTAACGAGACGACGAGCCATTCCAAATCCCCAACACCGAAACTCGAACACCTTAACCCTATTATAGCAAACCCTATCACCATCATCATAATCATCACATCATCAACAGGTAGTAAAAAAATTCCTCAGGGGCGGATCTAAGGTGGCGTGCCGAGTGCGGACAGAAAAATTCGTGGAACTCGGTTGGGGATCAAGCACGGGTGGAGGAACCAGTAGGTTACAAATTggggaatccgttcgtggggtgatgggaggagaattaaacggtcgggagcgagagagtcaaaggggagatcaacctgcggtggaggcgctcgcgcgaggagcaAGACGAGCTAGGGTGCTGGGGCGCTCGGAAGACGGCAACGGGATGGGAGGAGAGAGGATGAATGATCTGTTACCTCACGAtcggggggcggcggcggccgcggtgcTGTcggtcgccggagccggaggagtgAGCAAGTAACCGAAGGAGGAGGGAtatgggtggtggtggggatAATCAGCAGACGGCCAGGGGTAAATTATAATGACACGTGGGGACAACTAGCAAATAAAGGCCTTCGTGGCCCGCTTGTCGGGGTAGGTGGAGTTGGGTGCGTTAGTGCTGTTTTCTTTTAATAAAAAGAAATTAGaggattttctttttaataAATGATCCGATGATTTTGATGAGCTTTGAGGCCCACCTGGCTGTGATTTTGATGCCTTGAAAAATATCTTTctctttgattttgttttttgagtgGAAGCCCGTTTatgattattttgttttttgagccCGTTTGTGAGTAGTGACTGGGCATCAAATGGGCCGCTCTGTATGGCCCATGTCCCGAAATTCTGTTAGGCCGTACAGGAGACTATTGGGCTCCTCCACATCTACCATCGTGGcctcctctaaaaaaaaaaacctaccGTCGCGGCCTGTCTACATTTgagagttttcttttttactgaTGTTTTCAATATTTCCCCTAAAATAGCTTCCAATATTTAGGTTTCTTTTGGCATTGTGGTTTAGATTCTCGTAATCTCGCTTGCCACATCCgtttttgtttatcttatTATCTATAACCAGTTTTGCTTGTTTGTGTATGTATTTCTTCAACAACCAGATTATAAA includes:
- the LOC100838708 gene encoding puromycin-sensitive aminopeptidase isoform X1 is translated as MARRLVNPAAACQGCGLVKAGFLGVFSPFHSQRLPLSSPKRGSVQKNYSSCLANLTKEGSHWTGTRSRSSLSLHSSKFVSKRTACLVATEPPPAATEEPEMDFPKEIFLKDYKKPDYLFDTVDLEFQLGSDETIVTSKIAVSPGNEAGTSSPLVLHGRDLKLLSIKVNGTELKSDKYTVDPRHLTILTPPAGVFNLEIVTEIYPQLNTSLEGLYRTTGNFCTQCEAEGFRKITYFQDRPDVMAKYTCRIEGDKTLYPVLLSNGNLIKQGDLEGGKHYALWEDPFKKPCYLFALVAGQYECREGSFVTCSGRKVTLRIWTPAEDLPKTSHAMYSLKEAMKWDEEVFGLEYDLDLFNIVVTPDFNMGAMENKSLNVFQSRLVLASPETATDGDYAAILGVIGHEYFHNWTGNRVTCRDWFQLTLKEGLTVFRDQEFSSDLGCRTVKRIADVSKLRSYQFPQDAGPMAHPIRPHSYIKMDNFYTVTVYEKGAEVVRMYKTLFGASGFRKGMDLYFQRHDGQAVTCEDFYSAMCDANNAQLPNFLQWYSQAGTPTVKVTSAYDASSQTFSLKFSQEVPPTPGQPMKEPMFIPVAVGLVDSTGKDMPLTSIYSDGILRTVSNDGQPIFTTVLQFNKKEEEFIFNNVPERPVPSLLRGYSAPIRLDSDLTESDLYFLLANDSDEFNRWEAGQVLARKLMLSLVADFQQQKTLALNPKFVDGLRAILRSTSLDKEFIAKAITLPGQGEIMDMMAVADPDAVHAVRTFIKKELASQLKDDLLAAATSNRSSEAYAFNHDNVARRALKNTCLAYLTSMNEPDVTELALKEYNSATNMTDQFAALAALSQNPGQVRDDALLDFYNKWKHDYLVVSKWFALQATLDIPGNVANVRKLLSHPAFDMRNPNKVYSLIGGFCGSPVSFHAKDGSGYKFLGEVVLQLDKINPQVASRMVSAFSRWRRYDETRQALAKAQLEMIISANGLSENVYEIASKSLAA
- the LOC100838708 gene encoding puromycin-sensitive aminopeptidase isoform X2; translation: MARRLVNPAAACQGCGLVKAGFLGVFSPFHSQRLPLSSPKRGSVQKNYSSCLANLTKEGSHWTGTRSRSSLSLHSSKFVSKRTACLVATEPPPAATEEPEMDFPKEIFLKDYKKPDYLFDTVDLEFQLGSDETIVTSKIAVSPGNEGTSSPLVLHGRDLKLLSIKVNGTELKSDKYTVDPRHLTILTPPAGVFNLEIVTEIYPQLNTSLEGLYRTTGNFCTQCEAEGFRKITYFQDRPDVMAKYTCRIEGDKTLYPVLLSNGNLIKQGDLEGGKHYALWEDPFKKPCYLFALVAGQYECREGSFVTCSGRKVTLRIWTPAEDLPKTSHAMYSLKEAMKWDEEVFGLEYDLDLFNIVVTPDFNMGAMENKSLNVFQSRLVLASPETATDGDYAAILGVIGHEYFHNWTGNRVTCRDWFQLTLKEGLTVFRDQEFSSDLGCRTVKRIADVSKLRSYQFPQDAGPMAHPIRPHSYIKMDNFYTVTVYEKGAEVVRMYKTLFGASGFRKGMDLYFQRHDGQAVTCEDFYSAMCDANNAQLPNFLQWYSQAGTPTVKVTSAYDASSQTFSLKFSQEVPPTPGQPMKEPMFIPVAVGLVDSTGKDMPLTSIYSDGILRTVSNDGQPIFTTVLQFNKKEEEFIFNNVPERPVPSLLRGYSAPIRLDSDLTESDLYFLLANDSDEFNRWEAGQVLARKLMLSLVADFQQQKTLALNPKFVDGLRAILRSTSLDKEFIAKAITLPGQGEIMDMMAVADPDAVHAVRTFIKKELASQLKDDLLAAATSNRSSEAYAFNHDNVARRALKNTCLAYLTSMNEPDVTELALKEYNSATNMTDQFAALAALSQNPGQVRDDALLDFYNKWKHDYLVVSKWFALQATLDIPGNVANVRKLLSHPAFDMRNPNKVYSLIGGFCGSPVSFHAKDGSGYKFLGEVVLQLDKINPQVASRMVSAFSRWRRYDETRQALAKAQLEMIISANGLSENVYEIASKSLAA